TGCGCAGCTCCGCGATGGAGTGGTCGACGGCGGTGAGGTGCGCGACGGGGGTGAGCGTGGAGTCCTCGGCGATCTGCTGCGTCGCCCTGACCGTCCCGGAGCGGGTGGAACCACCGGCTCCGTACGTCACGGAGACGAAGCTCGGGGCGACCGCCTCGACCCGGCGCAGCGCATTCCAGAGGTTCCGCTCGCCCTTTTCCGTCTTGGGCGCCCAGAACTCGAACGAGTACGAGGTCTTGCCGGTCGCGAGCAGCTCACGCACGGTGCGCGCGTGATCCGTCCTGGTGGAGGGTGTGCCAAGGGCCATACTGGGAGGTTAACCAGGGCTGGGCGGTACCCCAACCAGATCAGGCAATTTGCCCGAATTGAAAGGGGTGTTGTCCACCCTTCGGACAACAACCCGGACAGCGCCCTTCTCAGCTGGCGCGTGCCCTGACGCGCTCGGCGAGGTGGGCGGTGGCCGCGGCCGGATCATCGGCCTCGGTGATCGCCCGCACGACGACGACCCTGCGGGCGCCCGCGTCCAGGACCTCGTCCAGATTGCCCGCGTCGATCCCGCCGATGGCGAACCAGGGGCGCGGCTGGGCGAGCGAGGCCGCGTAGCGCACGAGCCCGAGGCCCGGTGCGTAGCGGCCGGGCTTGGTCGGGGTGGGCCAGCAGGGGCCCGTGCAGAAGTAGTCCACGCCGGGCTCGGCGACCGCGGCGTCGACCTCGGACTCGCCGTGGGTGGAGCGGCCGATGACCACGTCCTGGCCTATGACGGCCCGGGCGGCGGGCACCGGCAGGTCTCCCTGTCCCAGGTGCAGCACGTCGGAACCGATGGCGTGGGCGACATCGGCGCGGTCGTTCACCGCGAGGAGCTTCCCGTGGCGCTTGCACGCGTCGGCGAACACCGCGAGGTGTTCGAGCTCCTCCCCTGCTTCCATGCCCTTGTCGCGCAACTGGACGATGTCCACGCCGGAGCTGAGAACGGCGTCCAGGAACGCGGGGAGGTCACCCTGCCTCTTGCGTGCGTCCGTGCACAGATAGAGCCGGGCGTCGGACAGCAGCGTGCGAGGCGTGGACATGGTGAGGTTCCCCCGTCGGTACGGCGGGGTGCGGGCCGTGTGGCACGGCCCGCACTCCGTGTGCGGTTGTCTCGGTCAGACGGCGAGCGCCTGGGCGCGGCGCTTCACCTCCGTACCGCGATTCTCACTCAGCGCCTGCGCGGGCGTACCGGGCAGGGTCGGGTCGGCGGTGAAGAGCCACTCCAGCATCTCTTCGTCCTTGTAGCCGTCGTCCCTCAGGAGCGTCAGGGTCCCCGCGAGGCCCTTGACCACCTTGTCGCCGTCGATGAAGGCGGCAGGCACCTGGAGTGCCCGGTTCTCACCGCGTCGTACGGCGATGAGCTGGCCTTCCTTGACCAGCTGCCGCACGCGCGTCACCTCGATATCGAGCATTTCCGCGATGTCGGGGAGGTAGAGCCAGGCAGGGACGAGAGCATCGATCTTTGCGTCAATCTCGGTCACAAGGACAAGCGTGCCATCCCGGACTGACAGTCGGTAGCCGGGCCGACCGTAAGGGGGTCACGAGGTGGTGTCAGAGCGTCGCCGATTTGAGCGGTACGGAGGGGTCGGCGGCCCGCTCCGGGTCGACGAGGGCGCCCGATTCGATGAGTTTGCGTCCCTGCGCCAGGTCGCGCGGACGGCCGACTGCCAGCAGGGCGACCAGGGCTCCTTCGCGCAGCCAGCACACCGACCAGGCCGCCTGGGCCGGGTCGCCGCGCCACAGCAGGGTGTCGGCGCCCGCGTGGTGGCCGGCGTACTGCACGAAGCGGTCGAACTGCTCGGACCAGAAGTAGGGCACCGGGTCGTACGGCTGCGGCTGCCCGTCACCGTCGGCGGCGGCGATGGCGGCGGCGACGGTCCGCGGCCCCTGGAGGGCGTTGTCCCAGTGGTGGACGAGCAGGCGTTCGCCGTAGCGGGCGGAGGGGAAGGAGGCGCAGTCCCCGACCGCGTACACGTCGGGCAGCGAACTGCGCAGCGTGCTGTCCGCGGTGACCGAGCCGTCCGGGCCGAGCGCGATGCCCGAGCCGGCCAGCCAGCGGGTGGCGGGCCGGGCGCCGATGCCCACGACCACCGCTCCGGCCGGGATCACCCGGCCGTCCGCCAGGACGACGGCTCCGGGCTCGACCCGGGCCACCCGAGCGCCGGTGAGGAGTTCCGCGCCGCTCTGCGCGTACCAGTGGGCCATGGGGGCGGCGACCTCGGCGGGCAGGGCGCCCGCGAGGGGCAGTCCGGCCGCCTCGACGACGGTGACGGCGCAGCCGGCGGCGCGGGCCGCGGTGGCGAACTCGGCACCGATCCAGCCGGCCCCGACCACCACGATGTCGTGCTGCCGCTCCAGGACCGGCCGCAGCCGTGCGGCGTCGTCGAGGGTGCGCAGGAGGTGGACGCCGGGGACGCCCTCGGAGCCCGGCAGGACGATCGGTTCCGCGCCGGTGGCGAGGACCAGGGTGTCGTACGGAACGGGGCCGTCCGGGGTGTCGAGTTCGTGCGCCCCGGGCCGCAGCCCCGTCACGTCCAGCCCGAGACGCAGGGTGATGTCCAGCGCCTCGAAGTCGACGTCGAAGGCGGAGTCCTCGGCCTTGCCGAGCAGGACCGCCTTGGAGAGCGGCGGCCGGTCGTACGGCTGGTGCGGTTCCGCGCCGATCAGTGTGACGGGCCCGGTGAAGCCCCGTTCGCGCAGGGCCACCGCGGTCTGGACGCCCGCCATACCCGCCCCCACGACCACGAGGTGCCGTGTCCGCCGACCCGCTGCCCGCTGTTCCGTCTGCTCGCTCACCCGTCCACCTTAAACACCTGACGCATCGTCAGGAAGAGACTTCCTCCACGATGCTCGTCCCGCTGCCCTCCTGGGACTCCCACCGCCACCGCTCCGCCAGCCGCACGCGGCCGTCCGGAAGGCCGACGACGGTCGATACGCAGTGGCCCGAGGAGGTCGTTCCGTCGTGCTTCAGCTGGACGTAGCGAAAGTCCAGGACGTCTCCGGCGCGGGTGCCCACCAGATGGCCCCTGAGCACGTCACCACCCGCGTACTCGGCCCAGATCACGCCGTCGCGCTCGTGGTACGTGAAGCGGGTACGGGTGCCGACCTGGCCCGGAGCCTGGTCGGCGACCGGAGAGAGGACGAGTCCGTCGAGCGAACGGGCCACGGCGGTTGCTCCCTTACTGGCTGACTGCGGGTCTTACTGACCACGGGCGACGGGGTTTAGGGTGGCCAACGTAAAACACTCGCGGGAGCCCGGACGCACCGGGCTGAGAGGGAGGCTGGACGGCCTCCGACCGTACGAACCTGATCCGGGTCATGCCGGCGAAGGGAGGGGCTGGAAGCCCATGCGTGCTCAACGGAACGGATGCGACGTCCTCGTCATCGGGGGCGGCATCATCGGACTGGTCACGGCCTGGCGGGCGGCGCAACGCGGCCTGCGCACGGCGGTCGCCGATCCCGAACCGGGCGGCGGGGCCGCCGGAGTGGCGGCCGGAATGCTGGCCGCCGTCACCGAACTCCACTACGGCGAACAGACACTGCTCGGCCTCAATGTCGCGTCCGCCGCCCGCTATCCCGCGTTCGCGGCGGAGCTGGAGGAGGCGAGCGGGCAGGAGATCGGCTTCCGCGCCTGCGGCACCCTGGCCGTGGCGCTCGACTCCGACGACCGCGCCCATCTGCGCGAACTGCACGCGCTGCAGCAGCGTTCGGGGCTGGAGTCCGAGTGGCTCACCGGCCGCGAGTGCCGCCGGCTGGAACCGATGCTGGCGCCCGGAGTGCGCGGCGGACTGCGTGTCGACGGCGACCACCAGGTCGATCCGCGACGGCTGGCCGCGGCGCTGCTGACCGCCTGCGAACGCGCCGGAGTGGTCTTCCACCGGACCTGGACGCGGGAGTTGTCCGTCGTCGGCGACCGTGCCGCCGGAGCGGTGCTCGCGGAAGGGACGGAGCTCTCCGCCGACCAGGTCGTCCTCGCCGCCGGCAGCCTCAGCGGCCGGCTCGCGGGGCTGCCCGACGACGTCGTCCCGCCGGTCCGCCCGGTCAAGGGCCAGGTGCTCCGGCTGACCGTGCCGCCCGCGTACGCCCCGTTCCTGAGCCGGACGGTGCGCGCCGTGGTCCGCGGCAGCCACCTGTATCTCGTCCCCCGGGCGAACGGCGAGCTGGTCGTCGGCGCGACCAGCGAGGAGCTCGGCTGGGACACCACCGTCACGGCGGGCGGCGTGTACGAGCTGCTGCGTGACGCGCACGAGCTGGTGCCCGGCATCACCGAACTGCCCCTCACCGAGACGCGGGCGGGCCTGCGCCCGGCCTCTCCCGACAACGCGCCCCTGCTGGGCCCGACGGCCCTGCCCGGTCTCCACCTCGCCACCGGCCACCACCGCAACGGGGTGCTGCTGACCCCGGTCACCGGCGACGTGATGGCGCACGTGCTGACCACCGGCGAACTGCCGGAGGTGGGCCGCCCCTTCGCGCCGAGCCGTTTCGCCCCCTCCCCCTCCGCCGCCCCCGTGCCTCAGGAGCAGCCCGCATGACCGAGCACCTGTCCGGCCCCGTCCTGATCTCCGTGAACGGGGAACGCCGAGGCGTTCCCCACGACACCCCGCTGGACACCCTCGTGGCGACGCTCACCGCCTCGCACTCCGGAGTGGCCGCCGCCGTCAACGAGACCGTCGTACCGCGCAGCCAGTGGTCCTCCACCGCGCTCGCCGACGGAGACCGCGTCGAGGTCCTCACCGCGGTCCAGGGAGGCTGACCCATGTCCGACGACCTCTTCTCCCTCGCCGGTACGTCCTTCACCTCCCGGCTGATCATGGGGACGGGGGGTGCTCCGAGCCTCGACGTCCTGGAGCGCTCCCTGCTCGCCTCCGGCACCGAGCTGACCACGGTGGCGATGCGCCGGCTGGACCCGACCGTGCAGGGCTCGGTCCTCTCCGTCCTGGAACGGCTCTCCATCCGTGTCCTGCCGAACACGGCGGGCTGCTTCACCGCGGGCGAGGCCGTGCTGACCGCCCGGCTGGCCCGGGAGGCGCTCGGAACCGACTGGGTCAAGCTGGAGGTGGTGGCGGACGAGCGCACCCTGCTGCCCGACCCGATCGAGCTGCTGGACGCCGCGGAGACCCTCGTGGACGACGGGTTCACCGTCCTGCCGTACACCAACGACGATCCGGTGCTCGCCCGGAAGCTGGAGGACGTGGGGTGTGCGGCGATCATGCCGCTCGGCTCCCCGATCGGCTCCGGTCTCGGCATCCGGAACCCGCACAACTTCCAGCTGATCGTCGAGCGGGCCGGGGTGCCGGTGATCCTGGACGCCGGCGCCGGGACCGCCTCGGACGCCGCGCTCGCCATGGAGCTGGGCTGCTCGGCGGTGATGCTGGCGTCCGCGGTGAC
The Streptomyces sp. NBC_00234 DNA segment above includes these coding regions:
- the thiE gene encoding thiamine phosphate synthase, which produces MSTPRTLLSDARLYLCTDARKRQGDLPAFLDAVLSSGVDIVQLRDKGMEAGEELEHLAVFADACKRHGKLLAVNDRADVAHAIGSDVLHLGQGDLPVPAARAVIGQDVVIGRSTHGESEVDAAVAEPGVDYFCTGPCWPTPTKPGRYAPGLGLVRYAASLAQPRPWFAIGGIDAGNLDEVLDAGARRVVVVRAITEADDPAAATAHLAERVRARAS
- a CDS encoding Rv2175c family DNA-binding protein, producing the protein MTEIDAKIDALVPAWLYLPDIAEMLDIEVTRVRQLVKEGQLIAVRRGENRALQVPAAFIDGDKVVKGLAGTLTLLRDDGYKDEEMLEWLFTADPTLPGTPAQALSENRGTEVKRRAQALAV
- a CDS encoding NAD(P)/FAD-dependent oxidoreductase, producing the protein MSEQTEQRAAGRRTRHLVVVGAGMAGVQTAVALRERGFTGPVTLIGAEPHQPYDRPPLSKAVLLGKAEDSAFDVDFEALDITLRLGLDVTGLRPGAHELDTPDGPVPYDTLVLATGAEPIVLPGSEGVPGVHLLRTLDDAARLRPVLERQHDIVVVGAGWIGAEFATAARAAGCAVTVVEAAGLPLAGALPAEVAAPMAHWYAQSGAELLTGARVARVEPGAVVLADGRVIPAGAVVVGIGARPATRWLAGSGIALGPDGSVTADSTLRSSLPDVYAVGDCASFPSARYGERLLVHHWDNALQGPRTVAAAIAAADGDGQPQPYDPVPYFWSEQFDRFVQYAGHHAGADTLLWRGDPAQAAWSVCWLREGALVALLAVGRPRDLAQGRKLIESGALVDPERAADPSVPLKSATL
- the thiO gene encoding glycine oxidase ThiO — protein: MRAQRNGCDVLVIGGGIIGLVTAWRAAQRGLRTAVADPEPGGGAAGVAAGMLAAVTELHYGEQTLLGLNVASAARYPAFAAELEEASGQEIGFRACGTLAVALDSDDRAHLRELHALQQRSGLESEWLTGRECRRLEPMLAPGVRGGLRVDGDHQVDPRRLAAALLTACERAGVVFHRTWTRELSVVGDRAAGAVLAEGTELSADQVVLAAGSLSGRLAGLPDDVVPPVRPVKGQVLRLTVPPAYAPFLSRTVRAVVRGSHLYLVPRANGELVVGATSEELGWDTTVTAGGVYELLRDAHELVPGITELPLTETRAGLRPASPDNAPLLGPTALPGLHLATGHHRNGVLLTPVTGDVMAHVLTTGELPEVGRPFAPSRFAPSPSAAPVPQEQPA
- the thiS gene encoding sulfur carrier protein ThiS, whose product is MTEHLSGPVLISVNGERRGVPHDTPLDTLVATLTASHSGVAAAVNETVVPRSQWSSTALADGDRVEVLTAVQGG
- a CDS encoding thiazole synthase; amino-acid sequence: MSDDLFSLAGTSFTSRLIMGTGGAPSLDVLERSLLASGTELTTVAMRRLDPTVQGSVLSVLERLSIRVLPNTAGCFTAGEAVLTARLAREALGTDWVKLEVVADERTLLPDPIELLDAAETLVDDGFTVLPYTNDDPVLARKLEDVGCAAIMPLGSPIGSGLGIRNPHNFQLIVERAGVPVILDAGAGTASDAALAMELGCSAVMLASAVTRAQEPELMAGAMRHAVEGGRLAFRAGRIPRRHFAEASSPGEGRAVLDPERPAF